The Deltaproteobacteria bacterium genome window below encodes:
- a CDS encoding DUF5329 family protein: protein MAACGSPNARVMEKDEVQRMEPAEHAGEPSEAEKIRALIDEVRKVDAVFVRGEETFDGATMADELEHRVTRLTFATARQFVDAVAAIDRSKAEPLRVRLTDGTVLEARDWYLAALDEMEGATRAPRATGPARHDPNAPVTLGILDALTIVERSRETFVAPARKLPSGKTKGKRREYTAPDFAEMLRKKWEFLGADVRDLETFIDEIATDAFSTMEPYRVLHEDGSEEEFRGWLLAQLDARRAALAKGGAP from the coding sequence GTGGCGGCGTGCGGCAGCCCCAACGCGCGGGTGATGGAGAAGGACGAGGTCCAGCGGATGGAGCCCGCCGAGCACGCTGGCGAGCCGTCGGAGGCCGAGAAGATCCGGGCGCTGATCGACGAGGTCCGCAAGGTCGATGCGGTGTTCGTCCGCGGCGAGGAGACCTTCGACGGCGCGACCATGGCCGACGAGCTCGAGCACCGGGTCACGCGGCTGACGTTCGCCACCGCGCGGCAGTTCGTCGATGCGGTCGCCGCGATCGACCGCAGCAAGGCCGAGCCGCTGCGGGTGCGGCTCACCGACGGCACCGTGCTCGAGGCGCGCGACTGGTACCTCGCGGCATTGGACGAGATGGAAGGTGCGACCCGGGCACCGCGCGCGACCGGCCCGGCACGGCACGATCCCAACGCACCCGTGACGCTGGGCATCCTCGACGCGCTGACGATCGTCGAGCGCAGCCGCGAGACCTTCGTCGCGCCGGCCCGCAAGCTGCCGAGCGGCAAGACCAAGGGCAAGCGCAGGGAGTACACCGCGCCCGACTTCGCCGAGATGCTGCGCAAGAAGTGGGAGTTCCTCGGCGCCGACGTCCGCGATCTCGAGACTTTCATCGACGAGATCGCGACCGATGCGTTCTCCACGATGGAGCCCTATCGCGTGCTGCACGAGGACGGCAGCGAAGAGGAGTTCCGCGGCTGGCTGCTCGCGCAGCTCGACGCACGGCGGGCCGCGCTGGCCAAGGGCGGTGCGCCGTGA